The following proteins are co-located in the Rhea pennata isolate bPtePen1 chromosome 2, bPtePen1.pri, whole genome shotgun sequence genome:
- the RPSA gene encoding small ribosomal subunit protein uS2, whose protein sequence is MSGGLDVLQMKEEDVLKFLAAGTHLGGTNLDFQMEQYIYKRKSDGIYIINLKRTWEKLLLAARAIVAIENPADVSVISSRNTGQRAVLKFAAATGATPIAGRFTPGTFTNQIQAAFREPRLLVVTDPRADHQPLTEASYVNIPTIALCNTDSPLRYVDIAIPCNNKGAHSVGLMWWMLAREVLRMRGTISREHPWEVMPDLYFYRDPEEIEKEEQAAAEKAVTKEEFQTEWTAPAPEFTAPPQPEVADWSEGVQVPSVPIQQFPTEDWSAQPATEDWSAAPTAQATEWVGTATEWS, encoded by the exons ATGTCCGGAGGTCTCGATGTCCTGCAGATGAAGGAGGAAGATGTCCTCAAATTCCTTGCTGCCGGGACCCACCTGGGAGGCACCAACCTTGACTTTCAGATGGAGCAGTATATCTACAAAAGGAAGAGCGATG GCATTTACATCATCAATTTGAAGAGGACATGGGAGAAGCTCCTTCTGGCAGCCCGTGCTATTGTTGCTATTGAGAACCCAGCTGATGTTAGCGTCATCTCCTCTAGAAATACTGGACAG CGTGCTGTTCTGAAGTTTGCTGCTGCCACTGGGGCTACTCCTATTGCTGGACGTTTCACTCCTGGTACCTTCACAAATCAGATCCAGGCAGCTTTCCGTGAGCCAAGGCTCCTGGTTGTTACAGACCCTCGGGCTGATCATCAGCCACTGACAGAGGCATCCTATGTCAACATCCCCACCATTGCGCTGTGCAACACTGACTCCCCTCTGCGCTATGTGGATATTGCTATTCCATGCAACAATAAG GGAGCACATTCAGTGGGTCTGATGTGGTGGATGCTGGCTCGAGAGGTCCTGCGTATGCGTGGCACGATTTCCCGTGAGCACCCATGGGAAGTCATGCCTGACTTGTACTTCTACAGGGATCCTGAGGAG ATTGAGAAGGaggagcaggctgcagcagagaaagcagttACGAAGGAGGAGTTCCAGACTGAATGGACGGCCCCAGCTCCTGAATTCActgctcctcctcagcctgAGGTTGCAGATTGGTCTGAGGGAGTGCAGGTCCCATCTGTACCCATCCAGCAGTTCCCCACAG AGGACTGGAGTGCCCAGCCTGCCACGGAGGACTGGTCAGCAGCTCCCACAGCTCAGGCTACTGAGTGGGTTGGGACTGCCACAGAGTGGTCTTAA